A genomic window from Halomonas sp. LR3S48 includes:
- a CDS encoding Spx/MgsR family RNA polymerase-binding regulatory protein, producing MATLFVIKNCDTCRKARKTLDERGLPYQVHDLREDGLSAALLEHILERVPVLEAINRRSTTWRNLPEEDKQDIDANKARALIMANPTLLKRPMLDTGDEIRVGYRDGDYDDLKG from the coding sequence ATGGCAACTCTGTTCGTGATCAAGAACTGCGATACCTGCCGCAAGGCGCGCAAGACGCTGGACGAGAGGGGTCTACCCTATCAGGTCCACGACCTGCGCGAGGATGGCCTCTCCGCGGCGTTGCTCGAGCATATCCTCGAGCGCGTCCCGGTTCTGGAAGCCATCAATCGGCGCAGCACCACCTGGCGCAACCTCCCTGAGGAGGACAAGCAGGACATCGACGCCAACAAGGCCCGTGCGCTGATCATGGCCAACCCCACACTGCTCAAGCGACCGATGCTCGATACCGGCGACGAGATACGCGTCGGCTATCGCGACGGCGACTACGACGATCTCAAGGGCTGA
- a CDS encoding cold-shock protein: MNRKVIFRCSLISLLLALPAPLLIALSLALADVGLPQQLLTLLEPDGFVVGYFTVALAVFLLLLVATLTVHAFSPRLAVLADVENDDREIGEVKWFNVNKGYGFIKRESGEDVFVHFRAIRGRGHRTLAEGQKVRYHVIENERGLQADDVTVIT; the protein is encoded by the coding sequence ATGAATCGCAAGGTTATCTTTCGCTGTTCGTTGATCAGCCTGCTGCTGGCGCTGCCAGCGCCGCTGCTGATCGCTCTGTCACTGGCCTTGGCCGACGTCGGCTTGCCCCAGCAGCTCCTGACCCTGCTGGAGCCTGACGGCTTCGTGGTGGGCTATTTCACCGTGGCGCTTGCCGTCTTCTTGCTGCTGCTCGTCGCTACCCTGACGGTGCATGCCTTCAGCCCCAGGCTGGCCGTGCTGGCCGACGTCGAGAACGATGACCGCGAGATCGGTGAGGTCAAGTGGTTCAACGTCAACAAGGGCTACGGCTTCATCAAGCGCGAGAGCGGTGAGGACGTGTTCGTGCATTTTCGCGCCATTCGCGGCCGCGGGCATCGTACTCTCGCCGAGGGGCAGAAGGTTCGCTATCACGTGATCGAGAACGAGAGGGGGTTGCAGGCCGACGACGTCACTGTAATCACTTGA
- a CDS encoding SlyX family protein has protein sequence MNSDTQRDDSSMSLSQALATRLEALESRIAYQEHWLDTLDEAVASQERRLAQLERINALMQEKLRDQQRALQDSEMAAPSPQDEVPPHY, from the coding sequence ATGAACAGCGACACGCAGCGCGACGATTCTAGCATGAGCCTTTCCCAGGCGCTCGCCACCCGGCTCGAAGCCCTGGAGAGCCGAATTGCCTACCAGGAGCACTGGCTGGATACGCTGGACGAAGCCGTCGCCAGCCAGGAACGGCGCCTGGCCCAGCTCGAACGGATCAATGCCTTGATGCAGGAAAAGCTGCGCGACCAGCAGCGAGCGCTGCAGGATTCGGAGATGGCGGCACCCAGCCCGCAGGACGAGGTACCGCCGCACTATTGA
- a CDS encoding CPXCG motif-containing cysteine-rich protein — protein MHEEQLDSHSVHCPYCSMPFDLLVDVSQGSHETWEDCPYCCAPIQLRVEVSPATGELVTLMLGRDDEVL, from the coding sequence ATGCACGAAGAGCAACTCGACAGTCATTCGGTCCACTGTCCTTACTGCAGCATGCCTTTCGACCTGCTGGTGGATGTCTCCCAGGGCAGCCACGAGACCTGGGAGGATTGTCCCTACTGCTGCGCACCCATCCAGTTGCGGGTCGAGGTGTCGCCGGCCACCGGCGAGCTGGTAACGCTGATGCTGGGGCGCGACGATGAAGTGCTGTGA
- the trxB gene encoding thioredoxin-disulfide reductase: MSEARHERLIILGSGPAGYTAAVYAARANLKPVLITGIQAGGQLTTTTDVDNWPGDDAGVQGPELMERMKRHAERFDTEVLFDHIHEVDLRNRPFTLKGDSGSYTCDALIIATGASARYLGLPSEQQFMGQGVSACATCDGFFYRNKEVVVVGGGNTAVEEALYLSNIASKVTLVHRRDTLRAEKILQDKLREKAESGNVVLEWNHVLEEVLGDASGVTGVRIRSVVDDGVKELEVPGVFIAIGHSPNTGIFEGQLEMHDGYIKVKSGLEGNATATSVPGVFAAGDVMDHVYRQAVTSAGTGCMAALDAERYLDDLV; the protein is encoded by the coding sequence ATGAGCGAAGCGCGTCACGAACGCCTGATCATTCTGGGCTCAGGCCCGGCCGGCTATACCGCCGCCGTCTACGCGGCACGTGCCAATCTCAAGCCGGTACTGATCACCGGCATCCAGGCCGGCGGCCAACTGACCACTACCACCGACGTGGACAACTGGCCCGGCGACGACGCCGGGGTGCAGGGGCCGGAACTGATGGAGCGCATGAAGCGGCACGCCGAGCGCTTCGATACCGAAGTGCTGTTCGACCACATCCATGAGGTCGATCTGCGTAATCGCCCCTTCACTCTCAAGGGCGACAGCGGCAGCTACACCTGCGATGCGCTGATCATCGCCACCGGCGCCAGTGCGCGCTACCTGGGCCTGCCTTCCGAACAGCAGTTCATGGGCCAGGGGGTATCGGCCTGCGCCACCTGCGACGGTTTCTTCTATCGCAACAAGGAGGTCGTGGTGGTGGGTGGCGGCAACACCGCCGTGGAGGAAGCGCTCTATCTCTCCAACATCGCCTCCAAGGTGACCCTGGTGCACCGCCGCGACACCCTGCGCGCCGAGAAGATCCTGCAGGACAAGCTGCGTGAGAAGGCAGAGAGCGGCAACGTGGTGCTCGAATGGAACCACGTGCTCGAGGAAGTGCTGGGCGATGCCAGCGGCGTCACCGGCGTGCGTATTCGTTCCGTCGTCGACGACGGCGTAAAGGAGCTCGAGGTGCCCGGCGTGTTCATCGCCATCGGCCACAGCCCCAACACCGGTATCTTCGAAGGCCAACTGGAGATGCATGACGGCTATATCAAGGTAAAGTCCGGCCTCGAGGGCAACGCCACCGCCACCAGCGTGCCGGGCGTGTTCGCCGCCGGCGACGTGATGGATCACGTCTACCGCCAGGCGGTGACCTCCGCCGGCACCGGCTGCATGGCGGCATTGGATGCGGAGCGCTACCTCGACGATCTCGTCTAA
- the dapD gene encoding 2,3,4,5-tetrahydropyridine-2,6-dicarboxylate N-succinyltransferase, protein MLSFAFGIGTQNTQGDWLEIYYPAPLLKPDASLVEAVGKVLDVPAGNSAVSFLPEHCAELAEALEAAGHVAQAELAEALASSQRPLVATFLENDLAPQSAPEVYLKLHLLSHRLVKPHGVDLTGMFGLLRNVAWTSEGPIDIEELPARRLKARLEGRALSVDCVDKFPKMTDYVVPSGVRIADTARVRLGAYLGEGTTVMHEGFVNFNAGTEGPGMVEGRISAGVMVGRGSDLGGGCSTMGTLSGGGNIIIKVGEGCLIGANAGIGIPLGDRCTVEAGLYITAGAKVALLDDQGQEVKVVAARELAGQSDLLLRRNSQSGRIECLTNKSAIALNEALHAHN, encoded by the coding sequence ATGTTGAGTTTTGCCTTCGGAATCGGCACCCAGAACACCCAGGGCGACTGGCTGGAAATCTACTATCCGGCACCGCTGCTCAAGCCCGATGCCAGCCTTGTGGAAGCCGTCGGCAAGGTGCTCGACGTCCCCGCCGGCAACAGCGCCGTCAGCTTCCTGCCAGAACACTGCGCCGAGCTCGCCGAGGCGCTCGAGGCGGCGGGCCATGTCGCCCAGGCCGAGCTGGCCGAGGCCCTGGCCTCCAGCCAGCGTCCGCTGGTGGCCACCTTCCTGGAGAACGACCTGGCGCCGCAGAGCGCACCCGAGGTCTATCTCAAGTTGCACCTGCTGTCGCATCGCCTGGTCAAGCCGCACGGCGTCGACCTGACCGGCATGTTCGGCCTGCTGCGCAACGTGGCCTGGACCAGCGAAGGCCCGATCGATATCGAGGAACTGCCGGCCCGTCGCCTCAAGGCGCGCCTGGAGGGTCGCGCCCTGTCGGTGGACTGCGTCGACAAGTTCCCCAAGATGACCGACTACGTGGTACCGAGCGGCGTGCGTATCGCCGACACCGCCCGAGTGCGTCTGGGCGCCTACCTCGGCGAAGGCACCACCGTGATGCACGAGGGCTTCGTCAACTTCAATGCCGGCACCGAAGGTCCCGGCATGGTCGAGGGCCGTATTTCCGCCGGCGTGATGGTGGGCAGGGGCTCCGACCTGGGCGGCGGCTGCTCCACCATGGGTACCCTCTCCGGTGGTGGCAACATCATCATCAAGGTCGGTGAAGGCTGTCTGATCGGCGCCAACGCTGGCATCGGTATTCCGCTGGGCGACCGCTGCACCGTCGAGGCCGGGCTCTACATCACCGCCGGGGCCAAGGTGGCCCTGCTCGACGACCAGGGCCAGGAGGTCAAGGTCGTGGCGGCCCGCGAGCTGGCCGGCCAGAGCGATCTCCTGCTGCGTCGCAATTCGCAGAGCGGACGCATCGAGTGCCTGACCAACAAGAGCGCCATTGCGCTCAACGAGGCCCTGCATGCCCACAACTGA
- the dapE gene encoding succinyl-diaminopimelate desuccinylase, translating into MPTTEPQGLSPTLQLAMELIRRPSVTPDDLGCQALMIERLERLGFHIERLPFGDVENFWATHGHHGPVLAFAGHTDVVPSGPHLHWDTPPFEPCIDDEGMLRGRGAADMKGSLAAMVTAVERFVTAHPDHHGRIAFLITSDEEGPAVDGTRAVVEHLRERHERLDYCIVGEPSSTDMLGDVIKNGRRGSLGGVLHVKGIQGHVAYPHLARNPIHQAMPALDALISEHWDGGNDFFPATSFQISNIRAGTGATNVIPGDVEVVFNFRFSTEVTHEQLRERTEAILDAHGLEYQLDWTLNGEPFLTAEGELVDAALHGVETVLGRRPQLSTSGGTSDGRFIATLGSQVVELGPRNATIHQTNEHVRAADLDDLSLIYEAILAKLFVNGTAQP; encoded by the coding sequence ATGCCCACAACTGAGCCACAGGGGCTCTCCCCGACCCTGCAGCTCGCCATGGAGCTGATCCGCCGCCCTTCGGTCACCCCCGACGACCTGGGCTGCCAGGCGTTGATGATCGAGCGTCTGGAGCGGCTCGGCTTTCACATCGAGCGTCTGCCCTTCGGCGACGTGGAAAACTTCTGGGCGACACACGGCCATCACGGCCCGGTACTGGCCTTCGCGGGTCACACCGACGTCGTGCCAAGCGGTCCTCACCTGCACTGGGACACGCCCCCCTTCGAGCCCTGTATCGATGACGAGGGCATGCTGCGGGGCCGTGGCGCGGCCGACATGAAGGGCAGCCTGGCGGCGATGGTCACTGCCGTGGAGCGCTTCGTCACCGCCCATCCCGACCATCACGGCCGCATCGCCTTCCTCATCACCTCCGACGAGGAAGGCCCTGCGGTGGACGGCACCCGGGCCGTGGTCGAGCACTTGCGCGAGCGCCACGAACGCCTCGACTATTGCATTGTCGGCGAGCCCTCCTCCACCGACATGCTCGGCGACGTGATCAAGAACGGTCGCCGCGGCTCGCTGGGCGGCGTGCTGCATGTCAAGGGCATCCAGGGCCATGTGGCCTACCCGCACCTGGCACGCAACCCCATTCACCAGGCGATGCCGGCGCTCGATGCCCTGATAAGCGAGCACTGGGATGGCGGCAACGACTTCTTCCCCGCGACCAGCTTTCAGATCTCCAACATCCGCGCCGGCACCGGTGCCACCAATGTCATCCCCGGCGACGTGGAAGTGGTGTTCAATTTCCGCTTCTCCACCGAGGTGACCCATGAGCAACTGCGCGAGCGCACCGAGGCGATCCTCGATGCCCATGGGCTCGAGTACCAGCTCGACTGGACGCTCAACGGCGAACCGTTCCTCACCGCCGAGGGCGAGTTGGTGGATGCCGCCCTGCACGGTGTGGAAACGGTGCTCGGCCGTCGTCCTCAGCTCTCGACCAGCGGCGGCACCTCGGATGGGCGCTTCATTGCCACGCTGGGTAGCCAGGTAGTGGAGCTGGGGCCGCGCAACGCCACCATACACCAGACCAACGAGCACGTTCGCGCCGCCGACCTCGACGACCTGAGCCTGATCTATGAAGCGATCCTGGCCAAGCTTTTCGTCAACGGCACCGCCCAGCCCTGA